The proteins below are encoded in one region of Macrococcus armenti:
- the ezrA gene encoding septation ring formation regulator EzrA — protein sequence MMLYVIVGIIVLILIVIGVLFYMRNQRRSSIETIEQRKNEIQQLPFQDELVKVKALNLKGQTVQHFDKWKREWQTVLNEDLKSCELIINDADEALDKFKFKESEEKVQEANVLLNQIEKKYEVSVNEIQDYMAKISEDERKYDDCRIIYRESKRDVLANRHQYGESAGPLEAQIETYEPQIDVYQQHVNEGNYDDAHQHITALHQEMTRLKEDMEEIPELIRDVQKELPAQFQDIRFGCRDLKLEGYNLEHVKVDSTLQTLKGKLNLVEPLIARLELDKAETIIDEINDSIDEMVELVELEVKAKNNVELTKEEITDQLFHAKDTNYMIRTEIEYVKDTYYINEEDIQNVRQYDNEIQSLITVYDEILMETAKSSIRYTEVEDNLKYIETHVKVINEKQEKIQNYLTNLREDEQEAQRNTLKIQSKKEEVYRKLLASNLSSVPERFIIMKNEIDVETREVHQLFNKRPMNVTQVRDKVNKVLATMNTFEAEAMEVLEYAQYAEQLIQYGNRYRKDHADVNKDLNEAERLFTNNRYKRAVEVAEAALERVEPGATERIEEIALKHKRI from the coding sequence ATAATGTTATATGTCATAGTCGGAATCATCGTATTAATATTGATTGTAATAGGCGTACTGTTCTATATGAGGAATCAGAGGCGCTCGAGCATTGAAACAATTGAGCAACGTAAAAATGAAATTCAGCAGTTACCATTTCAGGATGAATTGGTTAAAGTTAAGGCACTAAACTTAAAAGGCCAGACTGTTCAGCACTTTGATAAGTGGAAAAGAGAATGGCAGACAGTGTTGAATGAAGATCTTAAGTCATGTGAACTTATTATTAATGATGCAGATGAAGCACTCGATAAATTTAAATTTAAAGAGAGTGAAGAGAAAGTTCAGGAAGCAAATGTGCTGCTAAATCAAATTGAGAAGAAATATGAAGTATCTGTAAATGAAATTCAAGATTATATGGCAAAGATTTCAGAAGATGAACGTAAATATGATGACTGCAGGATTATTTACCGTGAGTCTAAGCGTGATGTGCTTGCAAACCGTCATCAGTACGGGGAGTCAGCAGGACCGCTTGAAGCACAGATTGAAACGTATGAACCTCAAATTGATGTTTATCAGCAACATGTGAACGAAGGTAATTATGATGATGCACATCAGCATATTACTGCACTGCATCAGGAGATGACGCGTCTTAAAGAAGATATGGAAGAGATTCCTGAATTGATTCGAGATGTTCAGAAAGAATTACCTGCACAGTTCCAGGATATTAGATTTGGTTGTCGTGATCTGAAGTTAGAAGGTTATAATTTAGAACATGTTAAAGTTGATAGCACACTTCAGACATTGAAAGGTAAATTGAATTTAGTTGAGCCACTAATTGCGCGTCTTGAATTAGATAAAGCAGAGACAATCATCGATGAAATTAACGATAGTATTGATGAAATGGTTGAACTTGTTGAATTAGAAGTTAAAGCAAAGAACAATGTTGAATTAACGAAAGAGGAAATAACAGATCAACTGTTCCACGCGAAAGATACGAACTACATGATACGTACGGAAATTGAGTATGTTAAAGATACATATTATATTAACGAAGAAGATATTCAGAACGTACGACAATATGACAATGAAATTCAAAGTTTAATTACCGTTTATGATGAGATTTTAATGGAAACTGCTAAGTCAAGTATCCGTTATACTGAAGTGGAAGATAACTTAAAGTATATTGAAACTCACGTAAAAGTAATTAATGAAAAACAGGAAAAAATCCAAAATTATTTAACGAATTTAAGAGAAGATGAACAGGAAGCACAGCGCAATACACTTAAAATTCAAAGCAAAAAAGAAGAAGTGTATCGTAAGCTGTTAGCATCAAATTTATCAAGTGTACCTGAGCGTTTTATCATCATGAAAAATGAAATTGATGTTGAAACACGCGAAGTGCACCAGTTATTCAACAAGCGTCCGATGAATGTGACGCAAGTTCGCGATAAAGTAAATAAAGTATTAGCGACAATGAATACGTTCGAAGCAGAAGCAATGGAAGTACTGGAGTATGCGCAATATGCTGAACAGTTAATTCAGTACGGTAATCGATACCGAAAAGACCATGCAGATGTAAACAAAGACTTAAATGAAGCGGAAAGATTATTTACTAACAATCGATATAAACGTGCTGTTGAAGTTGCTGAAGCAGCTTTAGAGCGCGTTGAACCAGGTGCAACAGAACGCATAGAAGAAATCGCTCTGAAACATAAGCGCATTTAA
- a CDS encoding GAF domain-containing protein, with protein sequence MFDNTPIKDYNMLAQMLDGLLTGEDDNISNLSNASALLNSFLTDVNWVGFYTMKNGQLQLGPFQGLPACVQIPVGKGVCGTAVKEQKTMVVDDVHQFPGHIACDAKSQSEIVVPILKDGEIFGVLDIDAPIKSRFTTEDQTGIEQFVKVLEKHLY encoded by the coding sequence ATGTTTGATAATACACCGATTAAAGATTACAACATGCTCGCGCAAATGTTAGATGGATTACTGACGGGTGAGGATGATAATATCAGTAATTTATCCAATGCAAGTGCATTATTAAATTCATTCCTGACAGACGTTAACTGGGTCGGTTTTTACACGATGAAAAACGGTCAGTTACAACTTGGACCATTCCAGGGGTTACCAGCCTGTGTACAAATTCCTGTAGGTAAAGGTGTATGTGGCACAGCAGTAAAAGAACAGAAAACGATGGTTGTAGATGATGTTCATCAGTTTCCGGGACATATCGCATGCGATGCAAAATCACAATCTGAAATCGTCGTCCCAATATTGAAAGACGGAGAAATTTTTGGTGTACTTGACATCGATGCCCCGATTAAATCACGCTTTACAACAGAAGATCAGACTGGCATTGAACAATTCGTGAAAGTTCTCGAAAAACATTTATATTAA
- a CDS encoding sulfite exporter TauE/SafE family protein: MDLNILLILIFFGFLAAFIDSIVGGGGLISIPALLATGMPPSIALGTNKLASSFGSFTSTVSFLRSKKVDLNIVGKLFPLSFFGSIIGALVATKMPPEYLKPIAIICLSLVLVYTLFKKDWGSISTYKKLDKKKSILFICAITFIGFYDGFLGGGTGSFLMFTLLIIGFDFLRAAGNAKFLNFASNLGALLLFMALGQVNYLYGLSMGAAMVAGSYAGSQFAIKYGVSYVRVLFICVTVILIGKNIVDYVQNYFYK, translated from the coding sequence ATGGATTTAAATATTTTACTTATATTAATATTTTTTGGATTTTTAGCGGCATTCATTGATTCGATCGTTGGAGGCGGTGGGCTGATTAGTATTCCTGCATTACTTGCGACAGGTATGCCGCCATCTATTGCGCTTGGAACGAATAAGCTGGCTTCATCATTTGGATCGTTTACTTCAACGGTATCATTTTTACGTTCAAAGAAAGTTGATTTAAATATTGTCGGTAAATTATTTCCATTATCATTTTTCGGGTCTATTATCGGTGCGCTCGTTGCAACTAAGATGCCACCTGAATATTTGAAGCCGATTGCAATTATCTGTTTAAGCCTCGTGCTCGTTTATACTTTATTTAAAAAAGACTGGGGAAGTATTTCTACATATAAGAAGTTAGATAAGAAAAAGTCGATTTTATTTATTTGTGCAATCACATTTATCGGATTTTATGATGGTTTTTTAGGTGGCGGAACGGGTAGCTTTTTAATGTTTACTTTACTGATTATCGGATTTGACTTTTTAAGAGCTGCAGGGAATGCGAAGTTTTTAAACTTTGCGAGTAACTTAGGTGCGCTACTCTTGTTTATGGCACTTGGGCAGGTCAATTATTTGTACGGTCTTAGTATGGGGGCTGCAATGGTTGCTGGAAGTTATGCGGGGAGTCAGTTCGCTATTAAATATGGTGTGTCATATGTACGTGTATTATTTATTTGTGTAACAGTAATACTTATTGGTAAAAATATCGTCGATTACGTACAAAATTATTTCTATAAATAA
- a CDS encoding cysteine desulfurase family protein: protein MIYLDNCATTKPDADVMKTFNTVNEKYYFNPSSPHYKGLETNKLLEQARNQIKEILKLNHQSVVFTSGATESNNLLITGMARSKKPFGKTIITSHLEHPSVLETVCALENEGFTVKYVQFNEGKLDLEHFRSLLNSDVTLVCLMHVNNVMGAILPITAIHEILKDYPKVHFHVDCVQSFGKLALPVHAMDSFVLSGHKFNGLKGQGILVFDQLKTITHTMFGGGQEYGFRSGTVNVANDVALSRAIRIAENERVQLVKRTSKFKMMIEEEVKKLPGLVVNSLPDGAPHIVNIGFPGVKGEVIVNAFSKADICISTTSACSSKRAKFNEALNALHVPETVIAGSVRISFDKYTTEDDINQFINVLNKIYNDMKELIKDAV, encoded by the coding sequence ATGATTTATTTAGACAATTGTGCAACGACAAAACCAGATGCAGACGTAATGAAAACTTTCAATACTGTAAATGAAAAGTATTATTTCAATCCATCCAGTCCACATTATAAAGGGCTTGAAACGAATAAGTTATTAGAACAGGCGAGAAATCAAATTAAAGAAATTTTAAAACTGAATCATCAATCAGTAGTCTTTACGAGTGGTGCAACAGAATCGAACAACTTGCTCATTACGGGTATGGCAAGAAGTAAGAAGCCATTTGGTAAAACAATAATAACATCACATCTGGAACATCCTTCTGTACTGGAAACTGTATGTGCACTTGAAAATGAAGGTTTTACAGTGAAGTATGTTCAATTTAATGAAGGCAAACTTGACTTAGAACATTTCCGTTCGTTATTAAACAGTGATGTTACGTTAGTTTGCTTAATGCATGTAAACAATGTAATGGGTGCTATTTTACCGATTACAGCAATACATGAAATATTAAAGGATTATCCAAAAGTTCATTTCCATGTTGACTGTGTGCAGTCATTCGGAAAATTAGCATTACCTGTACATGCAATGGATAGTTTTGTATTGAGTGGACATAAATTCAATGGATTAAAAGGACAGGGCATACTTGTATTTGATCAGTTGAAGACGATTACGCATACGATGTTTGGTGGCGGACAGGAATATGGGTTCAGAAGTGGTACTGTGAACGTTGCGAATGACGTTGCACTAAGTCGTGCGATTCGTATCGCTGAAAATGAAAGAGTACAACTCGTCAAACGCACAAGTAAATTTAAAATGATGATAGAAGAAGAGGTTAAAAAGCTTCCCGGACTTGTCGTCAATTCATTGCCGGACGGTGCACCACATATTGTAAATATCGGATTCCCGGGTGTGAAAGGGGAAGTGATTGTCAATGCTTTTTCTAAAGCAGATATATGTATATCAACGACGAGTGCATGTTCATCAAAACGTGCGAAATTTAATGAAGCATTAAATGCATTGCATGTGCCTGAAACTGTAATCGCCGGAAGTGTAAGAATTTCTTTTGATAAGTACACGACAGAAGATGACATCAATCAATTTATCAATGTATTAAACAAAATTTATAACGATATGAAGGAGTTAATAAAAGATGCAGTATGA
- a CDS encoding glycerophosphodiester phosphodiesterase family protein — MIKVNQIKPNFPLLMLAKKGVLRNMSDDELRKIHKFVYAVGPSIADLDEALIERMHNIGFLLFPYTLNKEEDMERFINAGIDGAFTNYPDLLRKQFRLDNGEVFE; from the coding sequence TTGATAAAAGTTAATCAAATTAAGCCAAATTTTCCTTTATTAATGCTTGCGAAAAAAGGTGTTTTACGTAATATGTCAGATGATGAATTGCGCAAAATACATAAATTTGTATATGCGGTCGGACCGAGCATTGCTGACTTGGATGAAGCATTAATTGAGCGCATGCATAATATTGGATTTTTATTATTTCCATATACGCTGAATAAAGAGGAAGATATGGAACGATTTATCAATGCAGGGATAGATGGAGCATTTACAAATTATCCGGATTTATTGCGAAAACAGTTCAGACTAGATAATGGAGAAGTGTTTGAATAA
- a CDS encoding glycerophosphodiester phosphodiesterase family protein, producing the protein MLDKNVVIAHRGASGYAPEHTFASYDKSHFDMHADYIELDVHMTLDGEIIVMHDESIERTALTPGIIKEMTLQEIKQLTIGKWFNEKYPELKSAYYEEQVVPTLKDIFERYGDANYYIETKSPDIYPGMEKLLIDTLNAFGLVSEARLQNRQTVIQSFSHSVWKV; encoded by the coding sequence ATGCTCGATAAAAACGTAGTAATCGCGCATCGTGGTGCAAGTGGATATGCACCTGAACATACATTTGCATCATACGATAAAAGTCATTTTGATATGCATGCGGACTATATAGAACTCGATGTGCATATGACTTTAGACGGTGAAATTATCGTAATGCATGATGAATCCATTGAACGTACTGCGTTGACACCTGGTATTATTAAAGAGATGACGTTACAGGAAATTAAGCAACTGACAATCGGCAAATGGTTTAACGAAAAGTATCCTGAACTGAAGTCAGCGTATTATGAAGAACAAGTAGTCCCTACATTAAAGGATATATTTGAACGATATGGAGATGCGAATTATTATATAGAAACGAAATCTCCGGATATATATCCGGGAATGGAAAAGTTGCTGATTGACACTTTGAATGCATTTGGTTTAGTGAGCGAAGCGCGATTGCAGAACCGTCAGACTGTCATTCAGTCATTCAGTCATTCAGTGTGGAAAGTTTGA
- the rpsD gene encoding 30S ribosomal protein S4, translating to MARFTGSTWKKSRRLGISLSGTGKELERRPYAPGQHGPNQRKKLSEYGLQLQEKQKLRYMYGINERQFRTIFDRAGKMKGIHGANFMALLASRLDAVVYQLGLARTRRQARQLVNHGHIMVDGARVDIPSYQLKPGQVISVREKSQKLNIIAESVELSNHVPEYLTFDAEKLEGTFVRVPERSELSAEINEQLIVEYYSR from the coding sequence ATGGCTCGTTTTACAGGTTCAACTTGGAAAAAATCTCGTCGTTTAGGAATTTCTTTAAGCGGCACTGGTAAAGAATTAGAAAGACGCCCTTACGCACCAGGACAACACGGTCCTAACCAACGTAAAAAATTATCTGAGTATGGTTTACAATTACAGGAGAAACAAAAATTACGTTACATGTACGGAATCAACGAACGTCAATTCCGCACTATCTTCGACCGTGCTGGTAAAATGAAAGGTATCCACGGTGCTAACTTCATGGCACTTTTAGCATCTCGTTTAGATGCAGTAGTATACCAATTAGGTTTAGCACGTACACGTCGTCAAGCACGTCAATTAGTTAACCACGGTCACATCATGGTAGATGGTGCTCGCGTAGACATCCCGTCATACCAATTAAAACCTGGTCAAGTAATTTCAGTTCGTGAAAAATCACAAAAATTAAACATCATCGCTGAATCAGTTGAGTTATCGAACCACGTTCCTGAATACTTAACATTCGACGCTGAAAAATTAGAAGGTACTTTCGTACGCGTTCCAGAACGTAGCGAATTATCTGCTGAAATTAACGAACAATTAATCGTTGAGTACTACTCACGTTAA
- a CDS encoding OsmC family protein gives MKHLFNCTAKFNGGYNGVGTIENRNLKTEISIPKEMNGPDIGTNPDEMLLSAAVTCFIITLSSMFERNHIPVEIDYVHASATINNEKQVLTYESITYNVYLISTEQLDEKKIVRYVNKSEESCMITRALKGNVSVSIENIYLNNSILI, from the coding sequence ATGAAGCATCTATTCAACTGTACTGCAAAATTTAACGGAGGCTATAATGGCGTAGGAACGATTGAAAACAGGAACCTCAAGACCGAGATATCAATACCGAAAGAAATGAATGGCCCTGACATTGGTACTAATCCCGATGAGATGCTGTTATCAGCTGCGGTTACATGTTTTATTATAACTTTAAGTTCTATGTTTGAACGTAATCATATTCCTGTTGAGATTGATTATGTACATGCTAGCGCAACGATTAATAATGAAAAACAAGTATTAACGTATGAAAGTATTACTTATAATGTATATTTGATTTCGACAGAACAATTAGACGAAAAAAAAATTGTAAGATATGTTAATAAATCAGAAGAAAGTTGTATGATTACACGTGCTTTAAAAGGGAATGTGTCCGTTTCAATTGAAAATATTTATTTGAATAATAGTATATTAATATAA
- a CDS encoding NAD kinase: protein MEKRNKIYFFTNREPSGLNSKSQMEALIGKYDFEVTENANDANIIASIGGDGEFLQAVRKTKFRQDAIYVGIATDDKKHFYTDFHIDDAKLLNKVLNSEDDTIEVRKYPLLEVNINKEMRYLCLNDFSIKSSIIKSMSMDVYIDDDKFESFRGDGMLISTPTGSTGYSKSLDGAIIDPLTRCFQMTEIASFNNNNYRTISNAIILSEERKLSIVLDKMEDYYPIMGLDNEALSIQNTDTIDVTLSKNIIKTVKVKENSFWDKVERTFL, encoded by the coding sequence ATGGAAAAAAGAAATAAAATTTACTTTTTTACGAATAGAGAACCATCTGGCTTGAATTCAAAATCGCAAATGGAAGCGTTAATTGGCAAATATGATTTCGAAGTGACCGAAAACGCAAACGACGCAAATATCATCGCTTCAATTGGAGGTGACGGCGAATTTCTCCAGGCCGTCCGTAAAACGAAATTCCGACAGGACGCGATTTATGTCGGAATCGCGACAGATGATAAAAAACACTTCTATACTGACTTTCATATAGATGATGCTAAACTGTTAAATAAAGTATTAAATAGCGAAGATGACACAATTGAAGTGCGCAAATATCCGTTACTTGAAGTCAATATTAATAAAGAGATGCGCTACTTATGTTTAAATGACTTCTCAATAAAATCATCTATCATTAAATCAATGTCGATGGATGTTTATATTGATGATGACAAGTTTGAATCATTCAGAGGAGACGGTATGCTCATTTCTACACCGACAGGATCTACTGGTTATAGTAAATCACTGGACGGTGCGATTATCGATCCACTTACACGTTGTTTTCAGATGACCGAAATTGCCTCATTTAACAATAACAACTATCGTACAATCAGTAATGCCATCATATTAAGCGAAGAGCGTAAACTTTCAATTGTTCTCGATAAAATGGAAGACTATTATCCGATTATGGGGCTCGATAATGAAGCATTATCCATCCAGAACACCGATACAATCGATGTCACACTAAGCAAAAACATCATAAAAACGGTAAAAGTAAAGGAAAATTCATTCTGGGATAAAGTAGAACGAACATTCCTATAG
- the thiI gene encoding tRNA uracil 4-sulfurtransferase ThiI yields MQYDHILVRYGELTLKSGNRNTFVNQLKSNIKYALIPLTGYKVNANRDRMYVEITEEADVEEIMKRISKVFGVHSVSPVVKVEKDIEQIKASAVRLAQDIDGPGVTFKVDAKRSDKGFPYDTFALQQELGGEILSNIEHLTVDVRNPDYKLLVEIRRDAAYLYSRVIKGAGGLPVGTGGKTLLMLSGGIDSPVAGLEVMKRGVTIEAIHFHSPPFTSEEAKQKVIDLTRIMAETTGEIKLHLVPFTEIQKMIHKKVPENLTMTSTRRMMLKIADKFARKIDAKALVNGENLGQVASQTLGSMYAINAVTTLPILRPLLTLDKDEIIIKAKEIGTFETSIQPFEDCCTIFTPKNPKTNPRLDKVESFEASTDFDAMIDEAIEGIETLTISKHTTTDTFDDLL; encoded by the coding sequence ATGCAGTATGATCATATATTAGTAAGGTACGGAGAATTAACATTAAAGTCTGGTAATCGAAATACGTTCGTCAACCAACTAAAGTCAAACATTAAATATGCACTTATTCCTTTAACAGGATATAAAGTGAATGCAAACCGAGATCGAATGTACGTTGAAATAACTGAAGAAGCAGACGTTGAGGAAATTATGAAACGTATTAGTAAAGTTTTTGGTGTACATTCTGTAAGCCCGGTTGTAAAAGTAGAAAAAGACATCGAACAAATTAAAGCAAGTGCAGTACGACTCGCCCAGGATATCGATGGACCGGGCGTTACGTTTAAAGTAGATGCAAAACGTTCAGACAAAGGATTTCCGTACGACACATTTGCGCTGCAGCAGGAACTAGGCGGAGAAATACTATCTAATATTGAACACTTAACAGTTGATGTACGCAATCCGGACTATAAATTACTCGTTGAAATCAGACGCGATGCTGCATACCTTTATTCACGCGTGATTAAAGGAGCAGGAGGGTTACCCGTTGGCACTGGCGGTAAAACATTACTCATGCTGTCTGGAGGGATTGATTCTCCGGTTGCAGGGCTTGAAGTTATGAAACGTGGCGTAACGATTGAAGCGATTCACTTCCATTCACCACCATTTACGAGTGAAGAAGCAAAGCAGAAAGTAATAGACTTAACACGTATTATGGCAGAGACGACAGGTGAGATTAAACTGCATCTTGTACCATTTACTGAAATTCAGAAGATGATCCATAAGAAAGTGCCTGAGAATTTAACGATGACATCAACAAGACGTATGATGTTAAAGATTGCGGATAAGTTTGCACGCAAAATTGACGCAAAAGCATTAGTAAATGGAGAAAACTTAGGCCAAGTCGCGAGTCAGACACTCGGGAGCATGTATGCAATTAACGCAGTTACAACTTTACCGATATTAAGACCGCTACTTACTTTAGACAAAGATGAAATCATTATTAAAGCGAAAGAAATTGGAACATTTGAAACATCAATACAGCCATTTGAAGATTGCTGTACAATCTTTACGCCAAAAAACCCTAAAACAAATCCGAGATTAGATAAAGTGGAAAGCTTTGAAGCGAGTACCGACTTTGATGCAATGATTGATGAAGCAATCGAAGGCATTGAGACGTTAACGATTTCAAAGCATACAACGACGGATACATTTGACGATTTATTATAA